The Oncorhynchus masou masou isolate Uvic2021 chromosome 6, UVic_Omas_1.1, whole genome shotgun sequence genome has a window encoding:
- the LOC135542482 gene encoding quinone oxidoreductase-like protein 1 isoform X1 has translation MYLFCKISAYSLTWFNSNFGSTSFYFQCTGLYCKLGETAADAKFVVRETNVPSVLGSNQVKVQVKACALSPLDIKLHEDLKFQRDLVPVGREIVGIVLQVGPKVTFFQPDDEVVGILPLDTAMSGLCDVVVINEHHLVQKPEKLSWVEAAGAIRDGLRAYTALHTLARMASGHTLLVLDGASPFGVLAIQLAHYHGVKVLASALSSEDQKFLEQLRPSVARVIGVWDAKVDLVDSCLEETGGLGVDIVMDSGVRLHEEEPEARCLLPYKHDIITLIGVGGHWVTTEQNLQLDPPDSRSLFLKAASLSFLNEEVWGASSARQGRYLHIMKDIVEKLSTGTLRPQLEDPVPLYDATVSMEMVQKNQVRKRLVIQL, from the exons ATGTATTTGTTTTGTAAGATATCTGCATACTCATTGACATGGTTTAACAGTAATTTTGGCAGTACAAGTTTCTACTTTCAATGCACAG GGCTTTACTGTAAACTGGGTGAAACCGCTGCAGATGCGAAATTTGTCGTCCGGGAGACG AATGTACCCAGTGTCCTTGGTAGCAACCAGGTCAAAGTGCAAGTGAAGGCATGTGCCCTTAGTCCACTGGATATAAAA CTCCACGAGGATCTAAAGTTCCAAAGGGACCTGGTGCCAGTAGGGAGGGAGATTGTTGGGATCGTCCTCCAAG TTGGGCCTAAGGTGACCTTTTTCCAACCTGATGATGAAGTTGTAG GAATTCTGCCCTTGGATACAGCAATGTCTGGTTTGTGCGACGTCGTTGTCATCAACGAGCATCATCTTG TGCAGAAGCCAGAGAAGTTGAGCTGGGTGGAGGCAGCAGGGGCCATTCGGGATGGACTGCGGGCCTATACAGCCCTCCATACCCTAGCCCGTATGGCATCCGGGCACACTCTGCTGGTGCTGGACGGAGCCAGT CCCTTTGGAGTTCTGGCCATCCAGCTGGCCCACTACCATGGAGTTAAAGTACTGGCGTCAGCCCTGTCCTCCGAAGACCAGAAGTTCCTGGAGCAGCTTCGGCCCAGCGTCG CCAGGGTGATAGGTGTGTGGGATGCCAAGGTAGACCTGGTGGATTCTTGTTTGGAAGAGACGGGCGGTCTAGGTGTGGACATTGTCATGGACTCCGGAG TGAGATTGCATGAGGAGGAGCCAGAGGCCAGGTGTCTTCTGCCCTACAAGCATGACATCATCACCCTGATTGGGGTCGGAGGTCACTGGGTTACAACTGAGCAAAACCTGCAG CTGGACCCTCCAGATAGCCGCAGCCTCTTCCTGAAGGCCGCCTCCCTGTCTTTCCTCAACGAGGAAGTGTGGGGGGCATCCAGTGCCCGCCAGGGGAGGTACCTCC ACATCATGAAGGATATAGTCGAGAAGCTTTCCACTGGAACCTTAAG GCCCCAGCTAGAGGACCCGGTGCCTTTGTATGATGCCACAGTTTCCATGGAGATGGTGCAAAAGAATCAAGTCCGGAAGAGGTTGGTTATTCAACTCTGA
- the LOC135542482 gene encoding quinone oxidoreductase-like protein 1 isoform X2, translating into MKGLYCKLGETAADAKFVVRETNVPSVLGSNQVKVQVKACALSPLDIKLHEDLKFQRDLVPVGREIVGIVLQVGPKVTFFQPDDEVVGILPLDTAMSGLCDVVVINEHHLVQKPEKLSWVEAAGAIRDGLRAYTALHTLARMASGHTLLVLDGASPFGVLAIQLAHYHGVKVLASALSSEDQKFLEQLRPSVARVIGVWDAKVDLVDSCLEETGGLGVDIVMDSGVRLHEEEPEARCLLPYKHDIITLIGVGGHWVTTEQNLQLDPPDSRSLFLKAASLSFLNEEVWGASSARQGRYLHIMKDIVEKLSTGTLRPQLEDPVPLYDATVSMEMVQKNQVRKRLVIQL; encoded by the exons ATGAAAGGGCTTTACTGTAAACTGGGTGAAACCGCTGCAGATGCGAAATTTGTCGTCCGGGAGACG AATGTACCCAGTGTCCTTGGTAGCAACCAGGTCAAAGTGCAAGTGAAGGCATGTGCCCTTAGTCCACTGGATATAAAA CTCCACGAGGATCTAAAGTTCCAAAGGGACCTGGTGCCAGTAGGGAGGGAGATTGTTGGGATCGTCCTCCAAG TTGGGCCTAAGGTGACCTTTTTCCAACCTGATGATGAAGTTGTAG GAATTCTGCCCTTGGATACAGCAATGTCTGGTTTGTGCGACGTCGTTGTCATCAACGAGCATCATCTTG TGCAGAAGCCAGAGAAGTTGAGCTGGGTGGAGGCAGCAGGGGCCATTCGGGATGGACTGCGGGCCTATACAGCCCTCCATACCCTAGCCCGTATGGCATCCGGGCACACTCTGCTGGTGCTGGACGGAGCCAGT CCCTTTGGAGTTCTGGCCATCCAGCTGGCCCACTACCATGGAGTTAAAGTACTGGCGTCAGCCCTGTCCTCCGAAGACCAGAAGTTCCTGGAGCAGCTTCGGCCCAGCGTCG CCAGGGTGATAGGTGTGTGGGATGCCAAGGTAGACCTGGTGGATTCTTGTTTGGAAGAGACGGGCGGTCTAGGTGTGGACATTGTCATGGACTCCGGAG TGAGATTGCATGAGGAGGAGCCAGAGGCCAGGTGTCTTCTGCCCTACAAGCATGACATCATCACCCTGATTGGGGTCGGAGGTCACTGGGTTACAACTGAGCAAAACCTGCAG CTGGACCCTCCAGATAGCCGCAGCCTCTTCCTGAAGGCCGCCTCCCTGTCTTTCCTCAACGAGGAAGTGTGGGGGGCATCCAGTGCCCGCCAGGGGAGGTACCTCC ACATCATGAAGGATATAGTCGAGAAGCTTTCCACTGGAACCTTAAG GCCCCAGCTAGAGGACCCGGTGCCTTTGTATGATGCCACAGTTTCCATGGAGATGGTGCAAAAGAATCAAGTCCGGAAGAGGTTGGTTATTCAACTCTGA
- the setd4 gene encoding SET domain-containing protein 4 isoform X1, producing MNEIIINIRTRSLPVNTNVYGSDFPSKPINMTRKQHGRRARKKRQRECRETTVQSVTLSHEPQFVALRRWLQQRGFSSKLLVPAHFSDTGRGLMTLQPIKAEDLVISLPEKCLLTTSTVLTSYIGEYIERWKPPVSPLLALCAFLISERHFGQRAEWKPYIDVLPQKYTCPAYFSDEVIDLLPGSLSGKALEQRAMVQELHSSSLDFFSSLQPLFSQPVESVFTYDALRWAWCSVNTRTVYMEHQHTPYMSRERNVYALAPYLDLLNHCPTIQVKASFSHVSRCYEIRSIQGCKRFQQAFICYGPHDNQRLLLEYGFVAPGNPHSVVYVDQVILQQCVCRKDINQLAQKLLFLKKNDFLANLTLSLDGPSWRLMTALRLLSLKTEQYPFWKSVLLGAGVSHDREEWSVDAALRLCHYLMVDNTRALNKISQLTERADASLKEQLAVVECLRREEQDILGLNQEMVQGLQKQLLPSRQHAQLRTACTT from the exons ATGAATGAGATTATTATCAACATTAGAACACGGAGTTTGCCAGTTAATACGAATGTCTATGGATCTGATTTCCCATCAAAGCCCATCAACATGACGAGGAAGCAACATGGGAGAAGGGCGAGAAAGAAGAGGCAACGGGAGTGCAGAGAAACAACTGTTCAGTCTG TGACACTATCTCATGAACCACAGTTTGTGGCTCTAAGAAGATGGCTGCAACAGAGAGGCTTCAGCTCCAAGCTTCTAGTACCTGCACACTTCTCAG ACACGGGACGTGGACTGATGACCTTACAGCCTATCAAG GCTGAGGATTTGGTGATCTCCTTACCAGAAAAATGCCTTTTAACTACCTCTACTGTTCTAACGAGCTACATTGGTGAATACATAGAAAG ATGGAAACcacctgtgtctcctctccttgctCTCTGTGCTTTCCTCATCTCTGAGAGACATTTTGGCCAACGTGCAGAATGGAAGCCCTACATCGACGTCCTGCCCCAAAAATACACGTGCCCTGCTTACTTCTCAGATGAGGTCATCGACCTGCTGCCGGGGAGTCTGAGTGGGAAGGCCCTGGAGCAGAGAGCCATGGTTCAGGAGCTGCACTCCTCTTCGTTGGACTTCTTCAGCTCCCTCCAGCCTCTCTTCAGTCAGCCCGTGGAGAGTGTGTTCACGTATGATGCACTGCGCTGGGCATGGTGCAGTGTGAACACGCGCACTGTGTACATGGAGCACCAACATACCCCCTACATGTCCAGGGAGAGAAATGTGTATGCCTTAGCCCCCTACCTGGACCTGCTCAACCACTGCCCAACCATACAG GTGAAGGCTAGCTTCAGCCATGTGAGCAGGTGCTATGAGATCCGTAGCATCCAAGGCTGCAAGAGATTCCAGCAGGCGTTTATCTGCTACGGTCCCCATGACAACCAACGTCTCCTGTTAGAGTATGGGTTTGTTGCTCCTGGAAACCCTCACAGTGTGGTGTATGTGGACCAAG TTATCCTTCAACAGTGCGTCTGTAGAAAAGACATAAATCAGCTGGcacagaagctactcttcctgaagAAAAATGACTTTTTAGC AAACTTGACCCTTAGTTTGGATGGGCCCTCCTGGAGACTGATGACCGCCCTCAGGCTGCTGTCACTTAAGACAGAACAATA CCCTTTCTGGAAGAGTGTCCTCTTGGGGGCGGGGGTGAGCCACgacagagaggagtggagtgtCGATGCAGCCCTTAGGCTTTGTCACTACCTGATGGTTGACAACACTAGAGCTCTGAACAAG ATCTCCCAACTAACAGAGAGGGCAGACGCGTCTCTCAAGGAGCAGCTAGCTGTTGTGGAATGTCTACGACGAGAGGAGCAAGACATTCTGGGTCTTAACCAGGAAATGGTGCAGGGTCTTCAGAAACAATTGTTGCCAAGCAGACAGCATGCACAACTTAGAACAGCTTGCACAACTTAG
- the setd4 gene encoding SET domain-containing protein 4 isoform X2 — MTRKQHGRRARKKRQRECRETTVQSVTLSHEPQFVALRRWLQQRGFSSKLLVPAHFSDTGRGLMTLQPIKAEDLVISLPEKCLLTTSTVLTSYIGEYIERWKPPVSPLLALCAFLISERHFGQRAEWKPYIDVLPQKYTCPAYFSDEVIDLLPGSLSGKALEQRAMVQELHSSSLDFFSSLQPLFSQPVESVFTYDALRWAWCSVNTRTVYMEHQHTPYMSRERNVYALAPYLDLLNHCPTIQVKASFSHVSRCYEIRSIQGCKRFQQAFICYGPHDNQRLLLEYGFVAPGNPHSVVYVDQVILQQCVCRKDINQLAQKLLFLKKNDFLANLTLSLDGPSWRLMTALRLLSLKTEQYPFWKSVLLGAGVSHDREEWSVDAALRLCHYLMVDNTRALNKISQLTERADASLKEQLAVVECLRREEQDILGLNQEMVQGLQKQLLPSRQHAQLRTACTT, encoded by the exons ATGACGAGGAAGCAACATGGGAGAAGGGCGAGAAAGAAGAGGCAACGGGAGTGCAGAGAAACAACTGTTCAGTCTG TGACACTATCTCATGAACCACAGTTTGTGGCTCTAAGAAGATGGCTGCAACAGAGAGGCTTCAGCTCCAAGCTTCTAGTACCTGCACACTTCTCAG ACACGGGACGTGGACTGATGACCTTACAGCCTATCAAG GCTGAGGATTTGGTGATCTCCTTACCAGAAAAATGCCTTTTAACTACCTCTACTGTTCTAACGAGCTACATTGGTGAATACATAGAAAG ATGGAAACcacctgtgtctcctctccttgctCTCTGTGCTTTCCTCATCTCTGAGAGACATTTTGGCCAACGTGCAGAATGGAAGCCCTACATCGACGTCCTGCCCCAAAAATACACGTGCCCTGCTTACTTCTCAGATGAGGTCATCGACCTGCTGCCGGGGAGTCTGAGTGGGAAGGCCCTGGAGCAGAGAGCCATGGTTCAGGAGCTGCACTCCTCTTCGTTGGACTTCTTCAGCTCCCTCCAGCCTCTCTTCAGTCAGCCCGTGGAGAGTGTGTTCACGTATGATGCACTGCGCTGGGCATGGTGCAGTGTGAACACGCGCACTGTGTACATGGAGCACCAACATACCCCCTACATGTCCAGGGAGAGAAATGTGTATGCCTTAGCCCCCTACCTGGACCTGCTCAACCACTGCCCAACCATACAG GTGAAGGCTAGCTTCAGCCATGTGAGCAGGTGCTATGAGATCCGTAGCATCCAAGGCTGCAAGAGATTCCAGCAGGCGTTTATCTGCTACGGTCCCCATGACAACCAACGTCTCCTGTTAGAGTATGGGTTTGTTGCTCCTGGAAACCCTCACAGTGTGGTGTATGTGGACCAAG TTATCCTTCAACAGTGCGTCTGTAGAAAAGACATAAATCAGCTGGcacagaagctactcttcctgaagAAAAATGACTTTTTAGC AAACTTGACCCTTAGTTTGGATGGGCCCTCCTGGAGACTGATGACCGCCCTCAGGCTGCTGTCACTTAAGACAGAACAATA CCCTTTCTGGAAGAGTGTCCTCTTGGGGGCGGGGGTGAGCCACgacagagaggagtggagtgtCGATGCAGCCCTTAGGCTTTGTCACTACCTGATGGTTGACAACACTAGAGCTCTGAACAAG ATCTCCCAACTAACAGAGAGGGCAGACGCGTCTCTCAAGGAGCAGCTAGCTGTTGTGGAATGTCTACGACGAGAGGAGCAAGACATTCTGGGTCTTAACCAGGAAATGGTGCAGGGTCTTCAGAAACAATTGTTGCCAAGCAGACAGCATGCACAACTTAGAACAGCTTGCACAACTTAG